The nucleotide window CTAACTCGACTGCTGCTTTCGATTCGTTCTGTTCTCATCGTGTCACCAGCGGCGGCTGTGCGGTGCGGGCCTGGTGTCTCGACGAGTGAAACGAGTCGGCTCAGGAGAGTGGTTCGCCGGAGGCGAATCCGAGGAGCGAAAAAGCGATTTACGTGCGGAAGGACTCCCCGCAGCCGCACTCGCTGACGACGTTCGGGTTTTCGACGTGGAAGCCGGCACCCTGGAGGCCGCCTTCGAAGTCGAGCTGGCTGCCGCCGATGTAGTTCATGCTCGCGGGGTCGACGAACACGCGGAGCTCGTGGTGTTCGTACACTTCGTCGTCGGGTTCGGGTTCGGTGTCGAAGCGCATTCCGTAGGAGAGACCGGCGCAGCCACCCTGTTGGACGAACAGGCGGAGGCCGGCGATATCGGTATCCATCCCTTCGCCGTCGAGGAGGTCGAGCGCCTGCTCGGCGG belongs to Halococcus qingdaonensis and includes:
- a CDS encoding HesB/IscA family protein; amino-acid sequence: MSTAETADATPEIEVSETAAEQALDLLDGEGMDTDIAGLRLFVQQGGCAGLSYGMRFDTEPEPDDEVYEHHELRVFVDPASMNYIGGSQLDFEGGLQGAGFHVENPNVVSECGCGESFRT